The Deinococcus proteolyticus MRP genome includes a window with the following:
- a CDS encoding S8 family peptidase, translated as MKKTTFVALGLGLLLASCGNAPSAPSTPAAPAPEAGQGLTQVPNPERARSAGELAPLIEVDQKNVIDGQYIVVLSEGALGSDLSAQSESSLIQAFGLQPQGVTMQYIYGQALEGFAAQLSAENLQILRADPRVKYIEQDQVMRANATQSGATWGLDRVDQRTLPLNGTYVYNTNASNVTSYIIDTGILTTHNDFGGRAVWGTNQTGDGRNTDCNGHGTHVAGTVGGSTYGVAKATRLVAVKVLGCDGSGSNSGVIAGINWAASNRSGPAVANMSLGGGASQATDDAVSGAVNRGLTMVVAAGNENQNACNVSPARAPLAITVGATTRSDARSSFSNYGSCVDINAPGSDITSAWYTGNSATNTISGTSMASPHVAGGAALVLSTNPSYTPAQVASTLNANATTGQLTGLNGSPNRLLYTLAGTGTTPTPTPTPTPAPGERTFTGTVSQGNSLYAPSASGEARSGTITLQLTGPSGTDFDLFLQRWNGSSWVDVASSESTGSSERISTSVTSGTYRYEVYAYSGSGSFTLTVQ; from the coding sequence ATGAAAAAGACGACTTTTGTCGCCCTTGGTCTGGGCCTGCTGCTGGCCTCCTGCGGTAACGCCCCCAGTGCTCCCAGCACCCCCGCAGCGCCCGCTCCCGAAGCCGGTCAGGGCCTGACCCAGGTGCCCAACCCCGAGCGTGCCCGCAGCGCCGGCGAACTGGCTCCCCTGATTGAAGTGGACCAGAAGAACGTGATTGACGGCCAGTACATCGTGGTGCTGAGCGAGGGTGCCCTGGGCAGTGACCTGAGCGCCCAGAGCGAGAGCAGCCTGATTCAGGCCTTCGGCCTGCAGCCCCAGGGCGTCACCATGCAGTACATCTACGGCCAGGCGCTCGAAGGCTTCGCCGCCCAGCTCAGCGCTGAAAACCTGCAGATTCTGCGCGCCGATCCCCGCGTGAAGTACATCGAACAGGACCAGGTCATGCGTGCCAACGCCACCCAGAGCGGCGCCACCTGGGGCCTGGACCGTGTGGACCAGCGCACCCTGCCCCTCAACGGCACCTACGTCTACAACACCAACGCCAGCAACGTGACCTCCTACATCATCGACACCGGCATCCTGACCACCCACAACGACTTCGGTGGACGGGCCGTCTGGGGCACCAACCAGACCGGCGACGGCCGCAACACCGACTGTAACGGTCACGGCACCCACGTGGCCGGCACCGTGGGCGGCAGCACTTACGGCGTCGCCAAGGCCACCCGCCTGGTCGCTGTAAAGGTGCTGGGCTGTGACGGCTCGGGCAGCAACTCCGGCGTCATTGCCGGAATCAACTGGGCCGCCAGCAACCGCTCCGGCCCGGCCGTGGCGAACATGAGCCTGGGCGGCGGCGCCAGCCAGGCCACCGACGACGCCGTGAGCGGCGCCGTGAACCGCGGCCTGACCATGGTTGTGGCGGCCGGCAACGAAAACCAGAACGCCTGCAACGTGAGCCCCGCCCGCGCTCCGCTGGCGATCACCGTGGGCGCCACCACCCGCAGCGACGCCCGTAGCTCGTTCTCGAACTACGGCTCCTGCGTGGACATCAACGCTCCGGGCAGCGACATCACCAGCGCCTGGTACACCGGCAACTCCGCCACCAACACCATCAGCGGAACCTCGATGGCTTCTCCGCACGTGGCCGGCGGCGCTGCCCTGGTACTGTCCACCAACCCCAGCTACACCCCTGCCCAGGTGGCCAGCACCCTGAACGCCAACGCCACCACCGGGCAGCTGACCGGCCTCAACGGCAGCCCCAACCGCCTCCTCTACACCTTGGCAGGCACCGGCACCACCCCCACGCCCACTCCTACGCCTACGCCGGCCCCCGGTGAGCGTACCTTCACCGGCACCGTCAGCCAGGGCAACTCGCTGTATGCTCCCAGCGCCAGCGGTGAAGCCCGCAGCGGCACCATCACCCTGCAGCTGACCGGTCCCAGCGGCACCGACTTTGACCTGTTCCTGCAGCGTTGGAACGGCAGCAGCTGGGTGGATGTGGCAAGCAGCGAAAGCACCGGCTCCAGCGAGCGCATCAGCACCAGCGTGACCAGCGGCACCTACCGCTACGAAGTCTACGCTTACTCCGGTAGCGGTTCCTTTACCCTGACCGTGCAGTAA
- a CDS encoding flavin monoamine oxidase family protein, which produces MSKTIKGGLSRRRFIEMMGAVGGSAAAYHAMTSLGFAQASTNAVPQLQGSGQGKSVLILGAGLAGMSSAFELSKIGYDVRILEFNDRAGGRCWTLRGGDTFTELGGETQQVKFQEGNYFNPGPWRIPYHHHTYMHYARQFGVKLEPFIQVNENAYIHRSGPGKKYRIREVRSDFYGNVAELLSKAVNAGALKEDLTGDDQDAMIEALSQWGALDDSARYVKGMVSSYHRGYAVDPGDRTDPGPGQPSDLIPREELLKDGYWQNIIDGLVYEHQQAIFQPVGGMDQMARAFEERTRDMITYQARVTGLTVTDSGVTATYQDAGGAEQQVQADYCICTIPLSVLSQINLQADPELVKATKEIAYAASFKAGLESRRFWETEEHIYGGVTYTDLPIAVTSYPSTGQNLAETGVLLAAYQFGPNALKYSGMTPDQRLKEVRSQYAQIHPQIEKDFISGVSVGWHRVPWSLGCYAPYSDEQRKGAYEVLSRRHGPLMLAGEHISYWNGWQEGALLSAMSAVKEIHGAAQAS; this is translated from the coding sequence ATGAGTAAGACGATCAAAGGCGGACTGAGCCGCCGCCGCTTTATCGAGATGATGGGAGCCGTCGGGGGCAGCGCCGCCGCTTACCACGCCATGACTTCGCTGGGCTTCGCGCAGGCCAGCACCAACGCCGTGCCCCAGTTGCAGGGCAGCGGTCAGGGCAAGAGTGTGCTGATTCTGGGCGCCGGCCTGGCCGGGATGTCCTCGGCATTCGAGCTGAGCAAGATCGGCTACGACGTGCGGATTCTGGAATTCAACGACCGCGCCGGCGGCCGCTGCTGGACCCTGCGCGGCGGCGACACCTTTACTGAACTGGGCGGCGAAACCCAGCAGGTGAAGTTCCAGGAAGGCAACTACTTCAACCCCGGCCCCTGGCGCATTCCCTATCACCACCACACCTACATGCACTACGCCCGGCAGTTCGGCGTCAAGCTGGAGCCCTTTATTCAGGTGAACGAGAACGCCTACATTCACCGCTCCGGCCCCGGCAAGAAGTACCGCATCCGCGAAGTGCGCTCCGATTTTTACGGCAACGTGGCCGAGCTGCTCAGCAAGGCCGTCAATGCCGGTGCCCTGAAAGAAGACCTGACCGGCGACGATCAGGACGCCATGATCGAGGCGCTCAGCCAGTGGGGTGCCCTGGACGACAGTGCCCGCTACGTGAAGGGCATGGTCTCCAGCTACCACCGTGGTTACGCTGTGGATCCCGGCGACCGCACCGACCCCGGTCCCGGCCAGCCTTCCGACCTGATTCCCCGCGAGGAGCTGCTGAAAGACGGCTACTGGCAGAACATCATCGACGGGCTGGTGTACGAGCACCAGCAGGCCATTTTCCAGCCGGTCGGCGGCATGGACCAGATGGCGCGCGCCTTCGAGGAACGCACCCGCGACATGATCACCTACCAGGCCCGCGTGACCGGCCTGACCGTGACCGACAGTGGCGTGACGGCGACCTATCAGGATGCCGGCGGTGCCGAGCAGCAGGTACAGGCCGACTACTGCATCTGCACCATTCCGCTGTCCGTGCTGTCGCAGATCAACCTGCAGGCCGACCCGGAACTGGTCAAAGCCACCAAGGAAATCGCCTACGCGGCCAGCTTCAAGGCCGGGCTGGAGTCCCGCCGCTTCTGGGAAACCGAGGAGCACATCTACGGCGGCGTGACCTACACCGACCTGCCCATTGCCGTGACCAGCTACCCTTCGACCGGGCAGAACCTGGCCGAAACCGGCGTATTGCTGGCCGCCTACCAGTTCGGTCCCAACGCCCTGAAGTACAGCGGCATGACCCCAGACCAGCGCCTCAAGGAAGTGCGTTCTCAGTATGCCCAGATTCACCCGCAGATTGAAAAGGACTTTATCAGCGGCGTGAGCGTGGGCTGGCACCGTGTGCCCTGGTCGCTGGGCTGCTACGCTCCCTACAGCGATGAGCAGCGCAAAGGAGCCTACGAGGTTCTCAGCCGCCGCCACGGTCCGCTGATGCTGGCCGGCGAGCACATCAGCTACTGGAACGGTTGGCAGGAAGGGGCCCTGCTCTCGGCTATGAGTGCTGTCAAAGAAATCCACGGCGCCGCTCAGGCCAGCTAA
- a CDS encoding c-type cytochrome, translating into MDQAKSAAWKAVAALAALFLIGTALLLGFARTTPAQENTRAAQAAGVQKGEGAGQSAGSKGTGSQSTGSGSETASGGAASGAAGEGDSTQPPTSQGQVQAEGEDGALAGGTSVTDEEKNAAPTVHPAFDVETGAELYAAACQSCHMPGGTGADGGAGTKNYPALAGNQNLQAAVYPATFILNGAGAMPSFADQLTDEQVAAIINYLRHDLNKFEGDTAASEIAPLRKGARSTELGDDAG; encoded by the coding sequence ATGGATCAAGCAAAATCGGCGGCTTGGAAAGCCGTGGCGGCCCTGGCCGCGCTGTTTCTGATTGGAACGGCGCTGCTGCTGGGCTTCGCCCGCACCACTCCAGCCCAGGAAAATACCCGTGCAGCCCAGGCGGCTGGAGTTCAGAAGGGCGAAGGCGCTGGCCAGAGTGCCGGCTCAAAAGGCACCGGCTCCCAGAGCACCGGCTCCGGCAGTGAAACGGCGTCTGGCGGCGCAGCGAGCGGCGCGGCCGGCGAAGGCGATTCCACCCAGCCGCCCACCAGCCAGGGCCAGGTACAGGCCGAGGGCGAAGACGGTGCCCTGGCCGGCGGCACCAGCGTCACGGACGAGGAAAAGAACGCGGCGCCCACCGTCCACCCCGCTTTTGACGTGGAAACCGGCGCCGAGCTGTACGCGGCGGCTTGCCAGAGCTGCCACATGCCCGGCGGCACCGGGGCCGACGGCGGCGCAGGCACCAAGAACTACCCTGCGCTGGCCGGCAACCAGAACCTGCAAGCGGCCGTCTATCCCGCGACCTTCATCCTGAACGGCGCCGGCGCGATGCCTTCTTTTGCCGATCAGCTGACCGACGAGCAGGTGGCCGCGATTATCAATTATCTGCGCCACGACCTGAACAAATTCGAGGGCGATACCGCTGCCAGCGAGATTGCACCGCTGCGCAAGGGCGCCCGTTCCACCGAGCTGGGAGATGATGCCGGATGA
- a CDS encoding 4'-phosphopantetheinyl transferase superfamily protein — MIVAVGHDLIELERIRGLLRREPQRYRRLFTPAELDYAHAQRDPVPSLAARFAAKEAFQKVWPRPFGWQEVWVERAPTPGGPFERAAPRLHFAPHIAAEMAQRGWRAHLSLTHSREHASAVVVLEQGSPYG; from the coding sequence GTGATTGTCGCCGTGGGCCACGACCTGATTGAGCTGGAGCGCATCCGTGGGCTGCTGCGGCGCGAGCCTCAGCGTTACCGCCGGCTCTTTACCCCCGCCGAGCTGGACTACGCCCACGCCCAGCGCGACCCGGTTCCCTCGCTGGCGGCCCGGTTCGCGGCTAAGGAAGCTTTTCAGAAGGTCTGGCCGCGTCCGTTCGGCTGGCAGGAGGTCTGGGTGGAGCGTGCCCCCACCCCCGGTGGCCCGTTCGAGCGGGCCGCTCCCCGGCTGCACTTCGCCCCGCACATTGCCGCCGAGATGGCGCAGCGGGGCTGGCGGGCACATCTCAGCCTGACCCACAGCCGCGAGCACGCTTCGGCAGTGGTGGTGCTGGAGCAGGGTTCTCCTTACGGCTGA
- the cysM gene encoding cysteine synthase CysM, which translates to MTASTPASALHASALDLIGNTPLVRLHSLSTDLVDVYGKLEGQNPGGSVKDRAARAMIEGVLQRGELAPGTRLIEATSGNTGIALAMLARLHGLDIELVMPENSTAERVQTMRAYGATVTLTPAAGGMEAAIDHMRAEVDAGRAQMLNQFGNPDNPRAHFETTGPEIWRDTAGQVTHFVSSMGTTGTIMGVSRYLKEQSAAVQIVGVQPTEGSSIPGIRRWPEAYLPANYEPERVDRVIDVSEADARTMTRALARDEAVFAGMSSGGAAHAAAQLARELTAAGERGLIVTIVCDRGDRYLSSDLFA; encoded by the coding sequence ATGACTGCTTCTACGCCCGCTTCCGCCCTGCACGCTTCCGCCCTGGACCTGATCGGCAACACGCCGCTGGTGCGGCTGCACAGCCTCAGCACCGATCTGGTGGACGTTTACGGCAAGCTGGAAGGCCAGAACCCCGGCGGCAGTGTCAAGGACCGCGCGGCCCGCGCCATGATCGAGGGGGTGCTGCAGCGCGGCGAGCTGGCCCCTGGCACCCGCCTGATCGAAGCCACCAGCGGCAACACCGGCATCGCGCTCGCCATGCTGGCGCGGCTGCACGGCCTGGATATCGAACTGGTCATGCCTGAGAACTCCACCGCCGAGCGTGTGCAGACCATGCGCGCCTACGGAGCCACCGTCACCCTGACGCCCGCTGCTGGGGGCATGGAAGCCGCCATCGACCACATGCGTGCCGAGGTGGACGCGGGCCGCGCCCAGATGCTCAACCAGTTCGGCAACCCCGACAACCCCCGCGCCCACTTCGAAACCACCGGCCCCGAAATCTGGCGCGACACGGCGGGGCAGGTCACCCATTTCGTGTCCAGCATGGGCACCACCGGCACCATCATGGGGGTGTCGCGCTACCTCAAGGAGCAGAGCGCGGCCGTGCAGATTGTCGGGGTGCAGCCCACCGAAGGCTCCAGCATTCCCGGTATCCGCCGCTGGCCCGAAGCTTACCTGCCCGCCAACTACGAGCCGGAGCGTGTAGACCGCGTTATCGACGTGAGTGAGGCCGACGCCCGCACCATGACCCGCGCCCTGGCCCGTGACGAAGCGGTGTTTGCCGGCATGAGCAGCGGTGGAGCCGCCCACGCCGCCGCGCAGCTGGCCCGCGAGCTGACCGCCGCCGGTGAGCGTGGGCTGATCGTGACCATCGTGTGTGACCGGGGTGACCGCTACCTGTCGTCCGACCTGTTCGCCTGA